Proteins found in one Phocoena sinus isolate mPhoSin1 chromosome 19, mPhoSin1.pri, whole genome shotgun sequence genomic segment:
- the ZNF606 gene encoding zinc finger protein 606 isoform X2 codes for MLETYGHLLSVGNKIAKPEVISLLEQGEEPWSVEQAYPPQGTCPEWVRNLESKALIPTQSILEEEQSHSMKLERYIWDDPWFSRLEVLGCKDQLEMYHMNQSTAMRQMVFMQKQVLSQRGAEFCELGAGCSQRLSIVPSQKVSQIEHFYKPDTNAESWRCNSAIMYADKITCENNEYDKAFYHSMQPVHPARVQTGDNLFKCTDAVKSFNHILHFGDHMGMHTGEKLYEYKECHQIFNQSPSFSEHPGLHIGGNQYDYKEYENIFYFSSFMEHQKIGTVEKAYKYNEWEKVFGYDSFLTQHTSTYTAEKPYEYNECGTSFIWSSYLIQHKKTHTGEKPYECDKCGKVFRNRSALTKHERTHTGIKPYECNKCGKAFSWNSHLIVHKRIHTGEKPYVCNECGKSFNWNSHLIGHQRTHTGEKPFECTECGKSFSWSSHLIAHMRMHTGEKPFKCDECEKAFRDYSALSKHERTHSGAKPYKCTECGKSFSWSSHLIAHQRTHTGEKPYNCQECGKAFRERSALTKHEIIHSGIKPYECNKCGKSCSQMAHLVRHQRTHTGEKPYECNKCGKSFSQSCHLVAHRRIHTGEKPYKCNQCERSFNCSSHLIAHRRTHTGEKPYRCNECGKAFNESSSLIVHLRNHTGEKPYKCNHCEKAFCKNSSLIIHQRMHSGEKRFICTDCGKAFSGHSALLQHQRNHSEEKLCELN; via the coding sequence aATGGGTGAGAAATCTTGAAAGCAAAGCGTTGATCCCAACACAGAGCATTCTTGAGGAGGAACAGTCCCATAGCATGAAGTTGGAGAGATACATATGGGACGATCCTTGGTTCTCCAGGTTAGAAGTTTTGGGATGTAAAGACCAATTAGAAATGTATCACATGAACCAGAGTACAGCTATGAGGCAAATGGTCTTCATGCAAAAGCAAGTACTGTCTCAAAGAGGCGCTGAGTTCTGTGAACTTGGGGCAGGGTGTAGCCAGAGACTAAGCATTGTTCCATCTCAGAAAGTTTCTCAAATAGAACATTTCTATAAGCCTGATACAAATGCTGAAAGTTGGAGATGTAATTCAGCCATAATGTATGCAGATAAGATTACCTGTGAAAATAATGAGTATGACAAAGCCTTCTACCACTCCATGCAACCTGTTCACCCTGCAAGGGTGCAAACTGGAGACAATCTTTTCAAATGTACTGATGCTGTTAAATCTTTCAATCATATACTGCATTTTGGTGATCATATGGGAATGCAtacaggagaaaaactatatgaataTAAGGAATgccatcaaatctttaaccagaGCCCATCATTTAGTGAACATCCAGGACTTCATATTGGAGGAAACCAGTATGATTACAAAGAATATGAGAATATCTTTTACTTTTCATCCTTTATGGAACATCAAAAAATTGGTACTGTAGAGAAAGCATATAAATACAATGAATGGGAGAAAGTTTTTGGGTATGACTCATTCCTTACACAGCATACAAGCACTTACACTGCAGAGAAACCCTACGAATATAATGAATGTGGGACGTCTTTTATCTGGAGCTCTTACCTTATCCAACATAAGAAaactcatactggagagaaaccctatgaatgtgaTAAATGTGGAAAAGTTTTTAGGAATCGTTCAGCCCTTACTAAACATGAACGGACTCACACTGGAAtcaaaccctatgaatgtaataaatgtggaaaagccttcagcTGGAATTCTCATCTTATCGTACACAAGAGaattcatacaggagagaaaccttatgtatgtaatgaatgtgggaagtcTTTCAACTGGAACTCCCATCTTATTGGACATCAGAgaactcatactggagagaaaccttttgAATGTactgaatgtgggaaatctttcaGCTGGAGCTCCCATCTTATTGCCCACATGAGAATGcatactggagagaagcccttTAAATGTGATGAatgtgaaaaagcttttaggGATTACTCAGCCCTTAGTAAACATGAAAGAACTCACTCTGGAGCAAAACCATATAAATGTACTGAATGTGGAAAATCCTTCAGCTGGAGCTCCCACCTTATTGCCCATCAGAgaactcacacaggagagaaaccctataacTGTCAGGAATGTGGCAAAGCATTCAGAGAACGTTCAGCCCTCACTAAACATGAAATAATTCATTCTGGAATTAAGCCCTATGAATGTAATAAATGTGGAAAATCATGCAGCCAGATGGCTCACCTTGTTAGACATCAAAGGactcatactggagagaagccctatgaGTGCAATAAATGTGGAAAATCCTTCAGCCAGAGTTGCCACCTTGTTGCCCATCGGAGAATCCACACTGGTGAGAAACCCTACAAATGTAATCAATGTGAAAGATCCTTTAACTGTAGCTCTCATCTTATTGCACACAGgagaactcacactggagagaaaccgtatagatgtaatgaatgtgggaaagcatTTAATGAGAGTTCTTCCCTTATTGTACATCTGAGAAACcatactggagaaaaaccctaCAAATGTAATCATTGTGAGAAAGCTTTCTGTAAGAATTCTTCTCTTATTATTCATCAGAGAATGCATAGTGGAGAGAAACGCTTTATATGCACTGACTGTGGAAAAGCCTTTAGTGGTCACTCAGCCCTACTTCAACACCAGAGAAATCATAGTGAAGAGAAACTCTGTGAATTGAATTGa
- the ZNF606 gene encoding zinc finger protein 606 isoform X3: MKLERYIWDDPWFSRLEVLGCKDQLEMYHMNQSTAMRQMVFMQKQVLSQRGAEFCELGAGCSQRLSIVPSQKVSQIEHFYKPDTNAESWRCNSAIMYADKITCENNEYDKAFYHSMQPVHPARVQTGDNLFKCTDAVKSFNHILHFGDHMGMHTGEKLYEYKECHQIFNQSPSFSEHPGLHIGGNQYDYKEYENIFYFSSFMEHQKIGTVEKAYKYNEWEKVFGYDSFLTQHTSTYTAEKPYEYNECGTSFIWSSYLIQHKKTHTGEKPYECDKCGKVFRNRSALTKHERTHTGIKPYECNKCGKAFSWNSHLIVHKRIHTGEKPYVCNECGKSFNWNSHLIGHQRTHTGEKPFECTECGKSFSWSSHLIAHMRMHTGEKPFKCDECEKAFRDYSALSKHERTHSGAKPYKCTECGKSFSWSSHLIAHQRTHTGEKPYNCQECGKAFRERSALTKHEIIHSGIKPYECNKCGKSCSQMAHLVRHQRTHTGEKPYECNKCGKSFSQSCHLVAHRRIHTGEKPYKCNQCERSFNCSSHLIAHRRTHTGEKPYRCNECGKAFNESSSLIVHLRNHTGEKPYKCNHCEKAFCKNSSLIIHQRMHSGEKRFICTDCGKAFSGHSALLQHQRNHSEEKLCELN; the protein is encoded by the coding sequence ATGAAGTTGGAGAGATACATATGGGACGATCCTTGGTTCTCCAGGTTAGAAGTTTTGGGATGTAAAGACCAATTAGAAATGTATCACATGAACCAGAGTACAGCTATGAGGCAAATGGTCTTCATGCAAAAGCAAGTACTGTCTCAAAGAGGCGCTGAGTTCTGTGAACTTGGGGCAGGGTGTAGCCAGAGACTAAGCATTGTTCCATCTCAGAAAGTTTCTCAAATAGAACATTTCTATAAGCCTGATACAAATGCTGAAAGTTGGAGATGTAATTCAGCCATAATGTATGCAGATAAGATTACCTGTGAAAATAATGAGTATGACAAAGCCTTCTACCACTCCATGCAACCTGTTCACCCTGCAAGGGTGCAAACTGGAGACAATCTTTTCAAATGTACTGATGCTGTTAAATCTTTCAATCATATACTGCATTTTGGTGATCATATGGGAATGCAtacaggagaaaaactatatgaataTAAGGAATgccatcaaatctttaaccagaGCCCATCATTTAGTGAACATCCAGGACTTCATATTGGAGGAAACCAGTATGATTACAAAGAATATGAGAATATCTTTTACTTTTCATCCTTTATGGAACATCAAAAAATTGGTACTGTAGAGAAAGCATATAAATACAATGAATGGGAGAAAGTTTTTGGGTATGACTCATTCCTTACACAGCATACAAGCACTTACACTGCAGAGAAACCCTACGAATATAATGAATGTGGGACGTCTTTTATCTGGAGCTCTTACCTTATCCAACATAAGAAaactcatactggagagaaaccctatgaatgtgaTAAATGTGGAAAAGTTTTTAGGAATCGTTCAGCCCTTACTAAACATGAACGGACTCACACTGGAAtcaaaccctatgaatgtaataaatgtggaaaagccttcagcTGGAATTCTCATCTTATCGTACACAAGAGaattcatacaggagagaaaccttatgtatgtaatgaatgtgggaagtcTTTCAACTGGAACTCCCATCTTATTGGACATCAGAgaactcatactggagagaaaccttttgAATGTactgaatgtgggaaatctttcaGCTGGAGCTCCCATCTTATTGCCCACATGAGAATGcatactggagagaagcccttTAAATGTGATGAatgtgaaaaagcttttaggGATTACTCAGCCCTTAGTAAACATGAAAGAACTCACTCTGGAGCAAAACCATATAAATGTACTGAATGTGGAAAATCCTTCAGCTGGAGCTCCCACCTTATTGCCCATCAGAgaactcacacaggagagaaaccctataacTGTCAGGAATGTGGCAAAGCATTCAGAGAACGTTCAGCCCTCACTAAACATGAAATAATTCATTCTGGAATTAAGCCCTATGAATGTAATAAATGTGGAAAATCATGCAGCCAGATGGCTCACCTTGTTAGACATCAAAGGactcatactggagagaagccctatgaGTGCAATAAATGTGGAAAATCCTTCAGCCAGAGTTGCCACCTTGTTGCCCATCGGAGAATCCACACTGGTGAGAAACCCTACAAATGTAATCAATGTGAAAGATCCTTTAACTGTAGCTCTCATCTTATTGCACACAGgagaactcacactggagagaaaccgtatagatgtaatgaatgtgggaaagcatTTAATGAGAGTTCTTCCCTTATTGTACATCTGAGAAACcatactggagaaaaaccctaCAAATGTAATCATTGTGAGAAAGCTTTCTGTAAGAATTCTTCTCTTATTATTCATCAGAGAATGCATAGTGGAGAGAAACGCTTTATATGCACTGACTGTGGAAAAGCCTTTAGTGGTCACTCAGCCCTACTTCAACACCAGAGAAATCATAGTGAAGAGAAACTCTGTGAATTGAATTGa